The following proteins come from a genomic window of Aquimarina sp. MAR_2010_214:
- a CDS encoding propionyl-CoA synthetase: protein MSYKEFYNQSIQDPEGFWREQAQKLSWYKQPENILSKDSNEYDQWFADGELNVSYLCIDKHIEDGYGEQNAIIYDSPVTNTQKHITYNQLHEEVSKLAGGLQELGLVKGDTVIIYMPMIPQAIYAMQACARIGVIHSVVFGGFAPHELAIRINDCEPKAIITASSGIEVERVIPYKPFVDKAIEEAKHKPDHVIVYDRKLGVGIPHKSYDLDYDSLVAKATAAKPVPVASTHPLYILYTSGTTGTPKGIIRDSGGYATALKFSMKYVYGVDEGDVYWAASDVGWVVGHSYIAYGPLLNRNTTILFEGKPIKTPDASTFWRVISEHKVKVMFTAPTAIRAIKKEDPDGELIKQFDISCLKYQFLAGERCDIATLRWTENHLKIPIIDHWWQTESGWPMLANMVGLELQEIKPGSAGLPVCGYDIQILNENGKQTPTNTEGYVAIKLPLPPGTLSNLWKNPERFKAGYLERFEGYYFSGDGGYKDEDGYLFITGRVDDIINVAGHRLSTAEMEEVVASHKAVAECAVFGVHCSIKGQKPLGLVVLKTGETLDDQQLQNEIVTDVRDVIGAVASFKNVLVVKRLPKTRSGKILRKLLRNIVDHNEYKIPSTIDDINIIGEIENTYKTHKIGKYKTLQ from the coding sequence ATGAGTTACAAAGAATTTTACAATCAAAGTATACAAGATCCAGAAGGATTTTGGAGAGAGCAAGCGCAAAAACTATCCTGGTATAAGCAACCTGAGAATATACTATCAAAGGATAGTAATGAGTATGATCAATGGTTTGCAGACGGAGAACTTAATGTAAGTTATTTATGTATCGATAAACATATCGAAGATGGTTATGGTGAGCAGAACGCGATCATTTATGATTCGCCAGTTACCAATACCCAAAAGCATATTACCTATAATCAATTGCATGAAGAGGTTTCAAAATTAGCAGGAGGGCTTCAGGAGCTTGGGTTGGTTAAAGGAGATACTGTCATTATCTATATGCCAATGATCCCACAGGCAATATATGCTATGCAAGCCTGTGCTCGAATAGGAGTGATTCATTCTGTAGTATTTGGTGGATTTGCACCGCATGAATTAGCGATAAGAATTAATGATTGCGAACCCAAGGCTATTATAACAGCGTCTAGCGGTATAGAAGTCGAACGTGTAATACCGTACAAACCTTTTGTAGATAAAGCTATAGAAGAAGCAAAGCATAAACCGGATCACGTTATTGTTTATGATAGAAAATTGGGAGTAGGTATTCCGCATAAATCATACGATCTGGATTATGATTCGTTGGTAGCAAAAGCAACTGCGGCAAAACCTGTACCCGTTGCATCAACACACCCCTTGTATATTTTGTACACTTCGGGGACTACAGGAACACCAAAAGGAATTATTAGAGATTCGGGTGGGTATGCTACCGCCTTAAAATTTTCGATGAAATATGTATACGGAGTAGATGAAGGAGATGTCTATTGGGCTGCCAGTGATGTAGGCTGGGTAGTAGGGCATAGCTATATCGCATACGGACCATTATTGAATAGAAATACAACGATCCTTTTTGAAGGAAAACCAATAAAAACACCAGACGCCTCTACATTTTGGAGAGTGATTAGTGAGCATAAAGTAAAAGTAATGTTTACTGCTCCTACAGCGATCAGAGCGATCAAAAAGGAAGACCCCGATGGCGAACTGATAAAACAATTTGATATATCTTGTTTAAAATATCAGTTTTTGGCAGGAGAGCGTTGTGATATAGCAACATTAAGATGGACAGAAAACCATTTAAAAATACCTATAATCGATCACTGGTGGCAAACCGAATCAGGCTGGCCGATGTTGGCCAATATGGTAGGTTTAGAATTGCAGGAGATAAAACCAGGCTCAGCAGGTTTACCTGTTTGTGGGTATGATATCCAGATTTTAAATGAAAATGGAAAACAAACTCCCACAAATACCGAAGGATACGTAGCCATTAAACTACCATTACCTCCAGGAACATTATCTAATCTTTGGAAAAATCCAGAGCGATTTAAAGCAGGATACCTAGAACGTTTTGAAGGCTATTACTTTTCTGGTGACGGAGGATATAAAGATGAAGACGGATATCTTTTTATTACCGGGAGAGTTGATGATATCATAAACGTAGCGGGCCATAGACTTTCTACCGCAGAAATGGAAGAGGTGGTTGCATCGCATAAAGCCGTAGCAGAATGCGCCGTTTTTGGTGTTCATTGCAGTATCAAAGGCCAAAAACCTTTAGGACTTGTCGTTTTAAAAACGGGAGAAACACTTGATGATCAACAATTACAAAACGAAATTGTAACCGATGTTCGGGATGTTATAGGAGCCGTAGCTTCTTTCAAAAATGTACTGGTCGTAAAACGATTACCAAAAACCCGATCCGGTAAAATTTTGAGGAAACTGTTACGCAATATTGTTGATCATAATGAATATAAGATTCCGTCGACAATAGATGATATCAATATCATAGGAGAAATCGAAAACACATATAAAACACATAAAATAGGAAAATATAAAACACTACAGTAA
- a CDS encoding response regulator transcription factor has product MKKILIVDDEPNIVMSLEYTFKKKNFEVYIARDGGEALQIAEDQIPDIVLLDIMMPNVDGYETLRQIKKNEKLKKTKIVFLSAKNKADDIEKGLQLGADKYLTKPFSVKKLVAEINELIDH; this is encoded by the coding sequence ATGAAAAAGATCCTGATCGTAGATGATGAACCTAATATTGTAATGTCTCTAGAATATACATTTAAGAAAAAGAATTTTGAAGTGTATATCGCCCGGGATGGAGGAGAAGCGTTGCAGATAGCAGAAGATCAGATACCAGATATTGTACTTCTGGATATTATGATGCCCAATGTAGATGGTTATGAAACATTAAGACAAATAAAGAAAAATGAAAAACTTAAAAAGACTAAAATAGTATTCCTGTCTGCCAAAAATAAAGCAGATGATATAGAAAAAGGACTGCAACTGGGAGCAGATAAATATTTGACAAAACCGTTTTCGGTAAAAAAACTGGTTGCAGAGATAAATGAACTAATCGATCATTAG
- a CDS encoding sensor histidine kinase produces MNNYLLISIIIAYLACLFLIAFWAEKNSKSKWVNNPYIYVLSLAVYCSAWTYYGSVGMASQSGISFLAIYLGPVISLPLWILVMRKIIRISKQHKISSIADFISLRYGNNRLLGALVTIICVFAIVPYISLQLKAISETFEIITDETSYVSKSVLDDSTFYIAVLLAVFVAFFGTQATDASQRRKGIMTTVAVESILKLVFFLIAGVYVTFFLFDGTTDIYQQASQLDNFKEITSFNGVEAGFNWLFTITLSFFAIFLLPRQFHVAVVENDRERYLKKAIWLFPLYLLLFNIFVIFIAWGGNLTLTSEMNNDYYTLLLPLHNDNVVLAMLVFLGGFSAVISMVVVSTLALSTMVSNNLIIPYGFLDKFIKGNPEKNANYIKNIRRISIFILIIIAYFFYINFSYELSLFSIGLISFVVIAQLAPSFFIGLFWNRGSAKAAKMSMIIGISVVVYTLILPFIVNVLTGSPSFVNDGLFGIKLLKPYELFGIDFLSPEAHAFFWSMFLNTFSFLILSLLSKGNYRERNYAEMFINSKNYANLQDGAFIWKGEAYVSDIRNVLNRFLGEQRTERALNLFNLKYGVSKEEEMADARLINFSEKLLTGSIGSASAKILISNVAKEQPVSLLEVLKILEESKETISSNKALQEKSKELTALTNQLKEANSELLIQDRLKDEFLDTVAHELKTPITSIKAASEVLTESDDMPEEIRDKFLDNIVNDADRLARLIHNILDLEKLSSGREQLEIQSKQMEDTIKKAIYGITQMAQNKRVEVVYQNNSEVSARYDEDRMLQVLTNLLSNALKFTESEKGIITVTTEEKKNEIVVAIEDNGKGVPKEDFNHIFDKFYQSKHQNIKKPVGSGLGLAISKKIIESHHGKIWVDKKYKKGARFVFAIPK; encoded by the coding sequence ATGAATAACTATCTTTTGATATCTATCATTATTGCTTATTTGGCTTGTTTATTTTTAATAGCTTTTTGGGCAGAAAAAAACTCAAAAAGTAAATGGGTAAATAATCCATATATCTATGTGTTATCTCTTGCTGTATATTGTTCTGCATGGACATATTACGGAAGCGTTGGTATGGCTTCTCAATCCGGGATTAGCTTTTTGGCTATATATTTAGGCCCTGTCATTTCTTTGCCTCTGTGGATATTAGTAATGCGCAAAATCATAAGAATTTCTAAACAACATAAAATTTCTAGTATCGCTGATTTTATTTCCTTGCGATATGGTAATAATAGACTATTGGGAGCGCTAGTAACTATAATCTGTGTGTTTGCTATCGTTCCTTATATCTCTTTACAACTAAAAGCCATTTCAGAAACTTTTGAAATCATAACAGACGAAACCAGTTATGTTTCAAAATCTGTTTTAGACGATTCTACTTTTTATATCGCTGTACTATTAGCAGTATTTGTTGCTTTTTTTGGAACACAAGCAACTGATGCCTCGCAACGCAGAAAAGGAATTATGACTACCGTTGCCGTAGAATCTATTTTAAAGCTGGTCTTCTTTCTTATTGCAGGAGTATATGTAACTTTCTTTTTATTTGATGGTACAACAGACATATACCAACAAGCATCTCAGCTAGATAATTTTAAAGAGATCACTTCATTTAATGGAGTAGAAGCAGGGTTCAACTGGCTTTTTACAATAACACTTTCTTTCTTTGCCATCTTTTTACTACCAAGACAATTTCACGTAGCCGTAGTAGAAAATGATAGAGAACGGTATTTAAAAAAGGCAATATGGTTGTTCCCTTTATACCTTTTGTTGTTTAATATTTTTGTAATCTTTATCGCCTGGGGCGGAAATCTGACACTTACCAGTGAGATGAATAACGATTATTATACGTTGCTTTTACCGCTTCATAATGATAATGTTGTACTGGCAATGCTGGTTTTCTTAGGAGGATTCTCTGCGGTAATTTCGATGGTAGTTGTTTCTACATTAGCATTATCAACAATGGTTAGTAATAACCTGATCATCCCATATGGATTCTTAGACAAATTTATAAAAGGAAACCCAGAGAAGAATGCCAATTATATAAAAAACATCAGGAGAATTTCGATTTTTATATTGATCATCATAGCATACTTTTTTTATATCAATTTTTCATACGAATTATCTTTGTTTTCTATTGGATTAATCTCTTTTGTAGTGATAGCCCAGTTGGCACCTTCATTTTTTATAGGACTTTTCTGGAATCGAGGATCAGCAAAAGCAGCAAAAATGAGTATGATTATTGGCATTTCTGTTGTTGTTTACACTTTGATTTTACCTTTTATTGTAAACGTACTTACAGGAAGCCCTTCATTTGTAAATGATGGATTGTTTGGAATCAAATTACTGAAACCATACGAGCTTTTTGGAATTGATTTCTTAAGTCCCGAAGCACACGCTTTTTTCTGGAGCATGTTTTTAAATACGTTTAGCTTCTTAATTCTTTCGTTATTATCCAAAGGGAATTACAGAGAACGAAACTATGCCGAAATGTTTATTAACAGTAAGAACTATGCCAACTTACAGGATGGAGCCTTTATCTGGAAAGGAGAAGCGTATGTGTCTGATATTCGTAATGTTTTAAATCGTTTTTTAGGCGAACAGCGAACAGAAAGAGCACTTAATCTTTTTAATTTGAAATATGGAGTTTCTAAAGAAGAAGAAATGGCTGATGCAAGGCTTATTAATTTTTCAGAAAAACTACTTACCGGAAGTATCGGTAGCGCCTCTGCCAAGATTTTAATTAGTAATGTAGCCAAAGAACAACCGGTTAGTTTATTAGAAGTGTTGAAGATTTTAGAAGAATCCAAAGAAACAATCTCTAGTAATAAAGCTTTACAAGAAAAGTCAAAAGAATTAACAGCTCTTACAAATCAATTAAAAGAAGCTAATAGCGAGTTACTGATTCAGGATCGTCTTAAAGATGAATTTTTAGATACTGTTGCCCACGAATTAAAAACTCCGATTACTTCGATTAAAGCAGCCTCAGAAGTACTGACCGAAAGTGATGATATGCCAGAAGAGATTAGAGATAAGTTTTTAGACAATATTGTAAACGATGCAGATCGCCTGGCGCGATTGATTCATAATATATTAGATCTAGAAAAACTATCCAGTGGGAGAGAGCAATTAGAAATACAATCTAAACAAATGGAGGATACCATAAAAAAAGCAATCTATGGGATCACGCAGATGGCACAAAATAAACGAGTTGAGGTAGTTTATCAAAATAATTCAGAGGTTAGTGCCAGATATGATGAAGATCGTATGCTACAAGTACTCACCAATTTACTTTCTAATGCTTTAAAGTTTACAGAATCTGAAAAAGGAATAATTACCGTTACAACCGAGGAAAAGAAAAATGAAATTGTTGTTGCCATAGAAGATAATGGCAAAGGAGTTCCCAAAGAAGATTTCAATCACATTTTTGATAAATTTTATCAATCAAAACATCAGAATATTAAAAAACCCGTGGGTAGTGGATTAGGATTAGCAATTAGTAAAAAGATTATAGAAAGCCATCACGGAAAAATATGGGTAGATAAAAAATATAAAAAAGGAGCACGTTTTGTGTTTGCAATACCCAAATAA